AAAATCACTGTTACAACAGCTTGTCGTCTCTAAGAGATCCACACTTGGCTGCTTCAACAATTTATTTCTGGaggatatttttaagaatatttcacaaaaatcaaTCAGTTTTTGTCTCCACAGCATCTGTTCAGTTTTTACCTGGCTAACTTTTGAAACAGTCTCTCATAACAGATGGAGgtggaggtttttttttttctttttcttttttttttttgtaaccacTAGATCTATGTATTGATATTTGAAAATTATATTGGGATTGAGAAGCTCATGGGCTTTGAAAAGTGTAatgtacggtggccgagagagctcaacgcactGCAACTtcataaaacacatgcaaatagaaaaagcaccagcaaatcaacaaaacatcttcatcagtttgacagcaggtgctgcaaatgctcacaacacaaacaaataacgaaacacactgcaaatgctcacaacacaaccaaataaagaaaggCGCTGCgaatagaaaaaaacacctgcaaattaagaaaacaacttcatcaatttgacaacacacgcgatgcaaatgctcacaacacaaacaaataaagaaacgcactacAAATGTTCActacacaaccaaataaagaattttatttgcagcgcgtttctttgtttggttgtgttgtgagcatatgcagcgtgtgttgtcaaattgatgaagttgttttcttaatttgcaggtgttttttctatttgaaaagaTATACAGTATCTAGCAGTGTACATAAAAACTTATTTCAAACATAAAAatcgtactgaccccaaacttctaaacattttaaatatggtaTATAGTCTTCAAAActgtcctctgtaaaataactATTCTAGCATTCATTCCATTTAACAGCAGGCCTAGCCATTATTGCCTTGACCATTATCTGTTTTAAAGTTATACAGTGACCtggattttcattttgattgtGTTCATTTTCTTTAACAGATCTCAGTCTGGCTCTACAGCTTTTCATCTCCAGCTCAACCTTGACAAAACGAAGCTATTTTTTCTTTCAGCCGCCCCCAGTCTCTTTCCATCGCTTTTGAAGGTTGTACAGTCATTGACTCCTGATGTGTACAAATCTTGGAAATTGTCCAAGATGACccactgaccttcatttatcaCGCTGCGACAAGTGCCCTATTCGAATAAGGCTTTTTAATGTAGAGAAAATCTGCCTTTTCACTCCCATCAGTGCATCCAAAATGCTTCTGTCTGACTCTATATATCCAGTAATTCTCACATTTACCCAGGTCTCAATGTACTTCTCACTGCTGCCACAGTCATATTCAGGACCCCATTCCTGGCCTACAATGCATTCAGCACCATTATTCTAATAACTATAAGCCATTATCCAATCGCACACCCACAACCTTCACACTACAGTCAGAATCTTTACCCTCTACACATATAAAGCAGCCATCCTGTGTGCttgccccccgactgagcctggtttctcacaaggtttttttctccattctgtcaccgatggagttttggttccttgccactgtcacCTCCAGCTTGCTTAGtcggggacacttaatttccagcgatatcgtcgtcttgattgcacagatatttaaactgaactaaGTTTGccgatgacatcattgaattcaataatgaaatgcctttaactgaaaattgagtgtttaagcTTGTCATTTTACATAATTGAccctattttcctattttgatattggaaagttgctttgaaacaatctgtattgttaaaagcagtatataaataaaggtgacttgacttgacttgcttgCCCACAATGACTAAATGTTGTCTTGTGAAATACTGCCCCCTTTTATTCTGTATAGTGCCAGCTGCAGATTCTACACAGAATAGACAAGCATAGAAAAAACATAAGCTAAATCCAAAACAAGCTATTAAGGTGGGGTGTTTGAATAATAAAACAGCAAGAAGTCCATTTGTCAAGATAGTAAAGGTTAGTCAATGAAAACGGTTTTAACAAGAGCAAACACAATGTCTGCTGCATAACTAACGAGTTGGATCAAACAGCACAATCATTCTGatagcacacacacatttcccCCTCTACAACAGAGTAAGACATGAGTTTTGTTGAGCGTTTCTCTGTCTTGCGAAATGCAATGTTTCTTTTCCAGGTGATAAATATAAAGCATTCACAGTGCTGCTGATGAAACTGGTTTTCTAAAGCTCTCTGTTGTAAAATAGAGTGCCAGGAGAAACAGGCAGGTGGCGTAGTGGGAGTAATCATTTGCATTTTGCTTTCATACAAGCATCATATGAGTTAAAGCATTGACAATCTCAGAAAACcaattttcagtttaaaattagtttaaatgGCCTtgattgtctttttttattttacagtgccaCTATAGTCTGTATGAGTGAGGGCTAATGCCAAGAAACTCACATATGATCTTATTATAGaccaaattaaataatttgccCTATATTATCATTGTTCTAAAGGCAAACTAAActgatacaaaatattatttgtaaaaactTATTCCAATAAGATGACAGCTTCtttcataatataataaatgtttaagttGGGTTctattttacaacaaaataaattgaaatctGTGATGAATCTTGTGTTTCCTTGTGTTTAGAAAGAACAGTAATTATTTCAAATTCtgataaatgtgttttgaaaaCTAGCCTACTGTGTTAAATATTTAACTACATCAACATTTAAGCTTTAAATGTTGTAAagtctttctttttctcctcaAGTTTTCAGCGGATCCTAGCACCCACTTTTCTTCTCTTCGAGGTCCCCGGGCCCCAGTTTCGAACCCTCATACGCTAAGCTAAAGGAGGTGAATCTTTTATTTATGCTCTTTGTATAAACGCTTGCTTGTTTAATGGAGCATGGAAGAGTGAAGTGCAGGGCTCTCAGGACACAATCACATTCATcttttttatgttgtgtttacattcttaactttttccAAACGATGACTAGGCTATACACAAACAGGCCGTGACAGAAAGTGTATGTGGCTTTTTGACAGAGCCACACACAGGCTGCTTAGTGTGTGCAGCTCGTGCTCTGCAGCAGTCCCTCGGGTAGGCAGTTGCGATGAACTGGATGTCAACAGATGCATAAGGGGCTGTCGAAGTTTGAGAACTGCAGCACACCAGCGCGTGCCTGCCACGACCACGGGGGGGCGATCGGGGTCTTTCCGCGCTGCGCAAACGTGCCTCTCGCGGCGGAGCGCAGCTCCCCAATAACACGAGCACAATGGTCAACGGGCGAGACTGAGCGGCAGACAGATGCGCGCTGCGCATACTTACCTAAGGCTATTTCACATGGCATCCTGAAACTTTGATACATCTCGATTCTGACGCCGCTCATGTGATTTATGGAGCCACGCAGCATGCTCTCGGTACCAGCACCTGCTTTTTGGTGAGTGCGAGACCAGGCTTAATGCAGCGGTGCATGTTTTTTTGGGGAGGGGGAGATGGGCAGGTGATGAGAGATCCTGTTGAATAAAGACCCGACGGCGAGCCGCGGCCAAAACTGTCATCCCTCGAATGCGATCACACCTGAGTGTTGAGGTGTCATGTTCTGCGTTTGGCTACGTCGAGGAATATCTGAGCGAGAGGGAAATTTGGACAAACCTGGGATTTACATCCTCAGCCGTCTCTACCTTGTTATATTGAGGGTGGAAGCGGAGAAGACATCCTCATATCATTTCCTACGTAAGTGGCTCGAATAATGGAAGGTGAAGTGCATGAGAGGGCTGATAAATTGCGTGCGACGACTGTTTATAATTAATTGTCAAGGGATTTTGGATCAGTAATATCACGCGCTGTTTCCTGTTTCCTTGCTTGGCCTGTTACAATAAGGATGTGCCACAGTAgtatttgttattaatattattatcaatatgcACCGCAGGAATAGTGACTTATGCCTTTGTtattgattacttttttcaaatgttctgcTCATGTTGGTGTACATAGGCTATCCATCACAGTCTGCTTGGGCTACATTACGATGAGCAGTTGCATTCTACAACacgtttttcttttctttgcagCTGTTGCTGGTGTCAAGCGGATTCAGTGATTCATTCATAGCCACTGAAGGGGCAGAGGACGGAACAAACCTACACCCCACCCCTCCCTCGCAGCGAAGATGGGAACCAGTGATTTCATAGGCGAATAAAGTCTCTACCGAGCACCTCAGATTACGGAGCTCTTCTCCTGCATTCAGTTTCCGTTTGGATAACGAAGGCGCGCACCGCGCACATGGATTCTAGAATTGTTGGACACCTTTTTCTcataatgatgatgattatgatgatgTCACCAGAAGCGCGTCGCTTCGCCACAGTTGTAAAGTCCAATTACAATAAGTAAAAGTGCACTGAAAGAGCTTAAAGCACTTCCGAAGGCAGCGGACCTACAGTGCCAGTCAAGTGCATTTATGAACTTGCCAAGGCCGTCTTTTGCTCAGCCTGGTTCTTCAGCCCGTTTTCCATCATTCTGAACGCTTCGTAGTTCGAGAAGATGGAGTTTGCTATGGTGGGCGCGGACAGCGGGGGCTGCAACACCCACCTGCCCTATGGATATGCCCAGGCTCGCGCCAGGGAGAGAGAGCGCGAGCGGGAGAGGCAGTCGCGCGCAGCGGTAGCGGCGGTAGCCGAAGCCGGAACGGTCGGAGAGGGAGGTGGGTCCAGCGGCAATCCCCACAACCATCCGCATCAGAGTCGCACCGCCTCTTCAACGAATACCAACAACAGTAGCGCCGGGACCGCCTCGcgcccctcctcctcctcctcctcctcctcctcccaaCAGCCGcaacagcaacagcagcagcagcagcaacaccACGAGCCGCCACAGCAACTTCTCCGAGAGCGAAAAAAGCAACGAGGCGTCGCGCGCTGGAGACGGAACCGCGCGGCACTCGGCGGGGATCTACGCCACTCAGAGTTGGCGCTCCTAGGATCCGAGGAGGACATCATGATCGAGGAGGACGAGGCGGAGGgcgaggaggaagaggaggacagGGGAAGCAAGAGGTTGAGTTTTGTCTATAACATGGATGATGAAGAGGAGACGGTTTCGTTAACGGACAGGCGTCCTCAGTCAGGCTACGAAAATGTTTACAACGAGTACGGCTGCTGCGAGAGAGTTGTCATCAATGTGTCGGGCTTGAAGTTTGAGACCCAGCTGAAGACTCTCGCGCAGTTCCCAGACACTCTCCTGGGGGACCCTGAGAAGCGAATCAGGTACTTCGACCCTCTGCGAAACGAATACTTCTTTGACAGGAATCGACCGAGCTTCGACGCCATTCTGTACTTCTATCAGTCAGGGGGGCGCTTGAAGAGACCCGCCAACGTGCCGTTTGACATCTTTTCCGAGGAGGTCAAGTTCTATGAACTCGGGGAAGAGGCGATGCTCAAGTTTCGCGAGGATGAGGGCTTCGTGAAGGAGGAGGAGAAGCCGCTGCCCGAGGACGAGTTCAAACGCCAGATCTGGCTGCTCTTCGAGTATCCGGAGAGTTCAAGTCCAGCCAGAGGGATCGCGGTCGTGTCAGTGCTGGTCATCGTCATATCCATTGTCatcttttgtttggaaacattGCCAGAATTCAGGGACGACAAAGAATTCCTCAGCCCAGGTAAAAACTCCACGCAGGCGGACAATGGATTTACGCCGTTCAACGACCCCTTTTTCATCGTTGAGACGGTGTGCATCATTTGGTTCTCGTTTGAGATCATCGTGCGCTTCTTCGCGAGCCCCAGTAAACCTGCTTTCTTTAAAAACGCGATGAACTCCATAGACATCGTCTCTATTTTGCCTTACTTCATAACTCTCGGCACAGACCTCGCTCAGCAGCAAGGCAACGGGCAACAGGCGATGAGTTTCGCGATCCTGAGGATAATACGACTCGTCCGCGTGTTCAGGATCTTCAAACTGTCTCGGCACTCGAAAGGTCTCCAGATCCTGGGGCACACTTTGCGCGCGAGCATGCGAGAGCTGGCGCTGCTCATCTTCTTCCTCGTCATCGGCGTCATCCTGTTCTCCAGCGCGGTGTACTTCGCGGAGGCAGACGAGCCCTCGTCTCAGTTCACCAGCATCCCAGACGCGTTCTGGTGGGCTGTAGTGACCATGACCACGGTGGGCTACGGGGACATGAAGCCCATCACGGTCGGGGGCAAAATCGTGGGCTCGTTGTGCGCCATCGCCGGTGTCCTGACCATTGCGCTTCCAGTCCCTGTCATTGTGTCCAACTTCAACTACTTCTACCACCGGGAGACTGATAACGAGGACCAGGCGCCCGTTGTGGAACAGCCCCCGCCGGGCTGCCCGTACTTTCCGGATTTCCTGAGAAAATTCAAAGGGTCCCCGTCGGGGTCGTCTTTGGGTGACAAGGCGGCAGAGTACATGGAGATGGAGGAGGGTGTGACAGAATCTCTGTGCGGGGCCGACACGCAGAGCCCGAGCAGAGGGAACGGTACTGACATAGGCGGAAAAAACAGTTCACATTCACGAACCCTACAGACAGATGTATGATTATGGACGAACGATAACCTCCTCGGGAGGTTTTCGTAAAGATGACTGCACAAACGAATCAGTTAACAGCACACATGCACAACTTGAAGACATATAGCCTACAGTACGCGCGTGCGCAAGcacaacacacatacatacatgcactcATCAAGTTCTGGACCTGAGCTGAAACATTTTTGCAATGTGGCTACTTTTGTAGTGAAACATACCCTGTAATCACGTGACAGGCAACGCAAAAACCACCAGCTTTACGTGACGTGGAGCGGTGTCTCTATCTGCCCACGACTCCCGGTTCATTAATGAAGGCAACAAAAAGGAACTTGCATAGGCACTTTATGAGTTACATTTGTCAGTAATTGTAGGGAAAAGAGGCGAGTTCTTATCTAATGCTATTATGCAATAACGTTTAAATCGTTTGCACTATCATCAATTATGTTATAGTCTCCCAGTTTAATGCAGAGGAAAGAAACAGGTAACACTGAGGTAGAGAGGGAGGACATTGAAAAACGACTCAGTAATCATACTGACTCAATATGACTtgcattattaattaattcGAAATACTAGCAAACATACGCTGCAATCTTCTCTGATGAAAACCAATTCAgctaataataatgaattattttaacgTATTTGAACTATTATGATTAATTGGAAAGCAGCATGCTGCGCAACTTAATGCAATGTTATCTTAAATCCCATTATGGCAAACATGTGTCCGCATGGCAGTATTCAGTATGTTCTACACTCTGGTAAAACCCTCTTAGCACACCCTGTGTAGTTCTTTGTGCATTGTCCACAGTGACTGAAGAGTCATTTATAGTCAGTCCCTTTTGTGAGTATTGAAAAACAAATCAGTCATGTAGGTTTTTGTTCATTAGCACAATATTTGAAACAAACACCATAATTCATCCATCACACGTTGCAAGGATTCATTCTTTCTAAGCATCACAGTCACATTATGGCATACCGAGGCCAAAATATCCGATTCGCATTGTCTCACAAAGTAAACACCTTGATCAACAGAGTCAACGACACCATGGCTTGAAGGATCAGTTTGGCCACAGTTTTCAAGTTACTGTCATGGGAGTATATTTCAAGGGAATGCTTCATGCAACTATTTGTCTTCATCCCTTTACCAAATGACAATGCATCCCTTTATAAAAATGCTGGCGGAAATGTACAGCACAGAAGGGAACATGAACTTGGTGGACTTCATGCACAGCGGTTTCTCGTCCTTTTGGAGTGCACGATGACCACTGAGCATGTGCAATGCTTTGCAGAACCCAGGTAAGCAATTTTTGCATTAAGAATTTGCTTAGTCACACAGCAATCATGTTGTCATTATACACGCTCAGTTTTACGCAGCATCCAGGTGTTTACACATCTGCGTGGACCTACTAGTTGTCTATTATGGCTAGGAACAGGTGTTCCACGTGATCTCAGCATGCATGCGATTTCAACTCATGTTTtctcattttataataatatgtcAACAATGTCTTGAATTGCTTAGCAACAAGGGGCTTATTGTCGAAGAGACGACTAACTGTGCTGTGTTCCCTTGGAATCCAAAAAGCTTCATTCTCTAATGTCATAATAGCTGTTACCGTTTTTTTATAGACACGATAATTACCATTTAATCTCCAGTAAACCgatattttgtcattaataagACATACTCTTAGCACACGCTACAGGGAGATAACTATGGCCTCTCTCGGCCTGCTCATCTCTCACTATTACTTTTCCAACATGTACTTGTGTAAAATATGCACACGCGATATTAGATTATCATAAGTGCCTTCTGGGTCATGTCAATCTAGTGCCTTGTGGGCTTGTTACGAGAAAAATGGTTGTGTAAGTTGATGAAAAAGTAACCGACAACTGGCATTAATCAGCTGTTAATGCTGTCACCTCTATACACACTATGTACAGTGTCCGTTTTCAGTAGTGATCCTCTTACAGCTTGTAGTAGATGCACTACTGATGACGAGTTATATAATGACATTAAATTGCAGGCAAACTGCTCTgcctttaagtaaaaaaaaaaaaaaaaaaagattttaagcTTATTACTACTGTCTTCATGATTTTATCCATACAGAGGAGATTCAAATCTTTTAACTCTAAACCATATTTAGTTTCTTAATGTATGTTCCTGGTCTTATTATGAACATTTCATTGGTGCTTGTTATTAAGAAAGCCTTTATTATCTTCACCACATTTTATCagaatcaaaatgtaataacttttcCTATATAGCattctttcctttcctttcctttcctttcctgaACCTGATGTCACTTAGTCTGCACAGACTATCAAATCATTTTAAGCAGTAGTCTAATACTCtaataatctatctatctatctatctatctatctgtctgtctgtctgtctgtctgtctgtctatctatctatctatctatctatctatctatctatttatctatttatctatgtttgtctgtctgtccgtccgtccgtccgtccgtccgtccgtccgtccgtccgtccatccatccatccatccatccatccatccatccatccatccatccatccatccatccatccatctatctatctatctatctatctatctatctatctatctatcatctatctgtccgtccgtccatctgtctgtctgtctatctatctatttttcttttcataattattgtttataataGACTGTAATAGactgaattctttttttttttaatatggtcTATCTGATTTACTTTTTTCACACAAATGCTCTTTAATACATATCTCACGTTTTTGTTTGCAATGCTAAAGGAGTGCATTGACTGTCCAACTGCACTGCAAATAAGAAGTGGTAGTGCATAGTTTTTGTACTAAACCTTTATGTTTACTGTTAGAATCTGAAATGATATTCAGTGTAAATGAGGATATATTGATAGTCCTTAAACATTATGAGATCCTGCTTGCTGAGTCATGCAGTACTTTTGCACATATACGCGCAGGCACTCATATTCATGATAACCCAGGCTATTAAGCACTCGTTTACAGGTTAATGTTGCATAGCCTGTGGAGAGGTGTTACGCTAGCTCTGTGTCTTCATTTTCTGCTGTA
The sequence above is a segment of the Onychostoma macrolepis isolate SWU-2019 chromosome 07, ASM1243209v1, whole genome shotgun sequence genome. Coding sequences within it:
- the kcna4 gene encoding potassium voltage-gated channel subfamily A member 1; this encodes MEFAMVGADSGGCNTHLPYGYAQARARERERERERQSRAAVAAVAEAGTVGEGGGSSGNPHNHPHQSRTASSTNTNNSSAGTASRPSSSSSSSSSQQPQQQQQQQQQHHEPPQQLLRERKKQRGVARWRRNRAALGGDLRHSELALLGSEEDIMIEEDEAEGEEEEEDRGSKRLSFVYNMDDEEETVSLTDRRPQSGYENVYNEYGCCERVVINVSGLKFETQLKTLAQFPDTLLGDPEKRIRYFDPLRNEYFFDRNRPSFDAILYFYQSGGRLKRPANVPFDIFSEEVKFYELGEEAMLKFREDEGFVKEEEKPLPEDEFKRQIWLLFEYPESSSPARGIAVVSVLVIVISIVIFCLETLPEFRDDKEFLSPGKNSTQADNGFTPFNDPFFIVETVCIIWFSFEIIVRFFASPSKPAFFKNAMNSIDIVSILPYFITLGTDLAQQQGNGQQAMSFAILRIIRLVRVFRIFKLSRHSKGLQILGHTLRASMRELALLIFFLVIGVILFSSAVYFAEADEPSSQFTSIPDAFWWAVVTMTTVGYGDMKPITVGGKIVGSLCAIAGVLTIALPVPVIVSNFNYFYHRETDNEDQAPVVEQPPPGCPYFPDFLRKFKGSPSGSSLGDKAAEYMEMEEGVTESLCGADTQSPSRGNGTDIGGKNSSHSRTLQTDV